A window of the bacterium genome harbors these coding sequences:
- a CDS encoding enoyl-CoA hydratase/isomerase family protein, giving the protein MSAAESELVSYRVSDDVACLQLNNPPVNIMSAALMQEMSAHLETIAADRDLKALAVTAAGKAFCAGADVGEHRPDKVQEMIGAFGRLFRQLDALEIPVVMAVGGVAMGAGFELILMADVLLASAEAVFGQPEIRLGFFAPVGVVELPALVGRAKAMEITCTGRNYSAAEMARMGLVASVVGADELDGALAGVLKDIRRASPLVLRLNTRTLKRSRAGDFAATLAEAERVFLEELMTSRDPVEGIEAFYAKRRPEWTNS; this is encoded by the coding sequence ATGTCCGCCGCAGAATCCGAACTGGTCAGCTACCGCGTGTCCGACGATGTCGCCTGCCTGCAGCTGAACAACCCGCCCGTGAACATCATGAGCGCCGCCCTGATGCAGGAGATGAGCGCCCACCTCGAGACGATAGCCGCCGACCGGGACCTGAAAGCGCTGGCCGTCACCGCGGCCGGCAAAGCCTTCTGCGCCGGCGCCGACGTGGGAGAGCATCGCCCGGACAAGGTGCAAGAGATGATCGGCGCCTTCGGCCGGCTTTTCCGCCAGCTGGATGCCCTGGAGATCCCCGTCGTGATGGCAGTGGGCGGCGTCGCCATGGGCGCCGGCTTCGAGTTGATCCTGATGGCCGATGTGCTGCTGGCGTCGGCAGAGGCCGTGTTCGGCCAGCCGGAGATCAGGCTGGGGTTCTTCGCGCCGGTCGGCGTGGTCGAACTCCCCGCGCTGGTGGGCCGCGCCAAGGCCATGGAGATCACGTGCACGGGACGGAACTACTCGGCGGCGGAGATGGCCCGCATGGGTCTGGTCGCCAGCGTCGTGGGGGCCGACGAACTGGACGGCGCCCTCGCTGGCGTGCTCAAGGATATCCGCCGGGCGAGCCCGCTTGTGCTGCGGCTCAACACACGCACCCTCAAGCGCTCGCGCGCGGGCGATTTCGCCGCGACGCTCGCCGAGGCCGAGCGCGTCTTCCTCGAGGAATTGATGACCAGCCGCGATCCCGTGGAGGGCATCGAGGCGTTCTACGCCAAGAGGCGGCCGGAATGGACGAACTCGTGA
- a CDS encoding Zn-ribbon domain-containing OB-fold protein has protein sequence MFQWFGKVSYCPHTKVSGFARHLKDGRLMGSRCAACDHLSFPPRADCPACRHGEFAYAEMTGQGSVVTFTRIEAAPAGFEDMVPYTVGVIDLAETGRLLAWFGETIPEAEIAIGMEVQVVPRMFEEEEEIKVYYTLERPGTTWVKSDSS, from the coding sequence ATGTTCCAGTGGTTCGGAAAAGTCAGCTATTGCCCCCATACCAAGGTGTCCGGCTTCGCGCGGCACCTCAAGGACGGCCGCCTGATGGGCTCCCGGTGCGCCGCCTGCGATCATCTCTCCTTCCCGCCCCGGGCCGACTGCCCGGCCTGCCGGCATGGCGAGTTCGCTTACGCCGAGATGACGGGCCAGGGCTCGGTCGTGACCTTCACCCGCATCGAGGCGGCGCCGGCCGGCTTCGAGGACATGGTCCCTTACACCGTGGGCGTGATCGACCTGGCCGAGACGGGCCGCCTGCTGGCCTGGTTCGGCGAGACCATCCCCGAGGCCGAGATCGCCATCGGCATGGAGGTGCAGGTGGTTCCGCGCATGTTCGAGGAGGAAGAGGAGATCAAGGTCTACTACACCCTGGAGCGTCCCGGCACGACCTGGGTGAAGTCGGACTCGTCCTGA